The following are encoded together in the Candidatus Methylomirabilis oxygeniifera genome:
- a CDS encoding protein of unknown function (Evidence 5 : No homology to any previously reported sequences) gives MRRHPLSIRRSISPQGESSGRELLDAERPALGLCLCQIELELLAEPALRSGAEGDRQTDRHLRANAGAAVQDTRERLATDPERVGRFGYGQTEWLKAELAEHLTRMGRIVHLHSDTSQD, from the coding sequence TTGAGGCGCCACCCGCTTTCTATCCGACGCTCGATTAGCCCTCAAGGGGAGTCAAGCGGCCGCGAGCTTCTTGACGCGGAGCGACCGGCGCTTGGTCTCTGCCTTTGCCAGATCGAACTGGAGCTGCTGGCTGAGCCAGCTCTCCGCAGTGGTGCCGAAGGCGATCGACAGACGGACCGCCATCTCCGGGCTAATGCCGGCGCGGCAGTTCAGGATACTCGAGAGCGTCTTGCGACTGACCCCGAGCGCGTTGGCCGCTTCGGTTACGGTCAAACCGAGTGGCTGAAAGCAGAACTCGCGGAGCACCTCACCCGGATGGGGCGGATTGTGCATCTTCATAGCGACACCTCACAGGATTGA
- the cycL gene encoding Cytochrome c-type biogenesis protein cycL precursor (Evidence 2a : Function of homologous gene experimentally demonstrated in an other organism; PubMedId : 7715601, 7715602; Product type f : factor) encodes MRNVDNRKRCLATVYLLLTIVLGAWVSAALAGSLEEQTLRLAAELRCPVCQNLSVADSPSEMATQMRELIHEKLKNGESPEQIRTYFVSRYGEWVLLSPTRQGFNWVAWLLPFVAILGGGGIIVVTIRRSIRRGQRSNAKQSGSADPRYAGQLDAELKDWER; translated from the coding sequence ATGCGGAACGTGGATAATAGGAAGCGGTGCTTAGCGACGGTATACCTGCTGCTGACGATCGTGCTCGGGGCGTGGGTCTCTGCGGCGCTCGCGGGCAGCCTGGAGGAGCAGACACTTCGGTTGGCCGCCGAGCTGCGTTGTCCGGTGTGTCAGAACCTTTCGGTAGCCGACTCGCCCTCAGAGATGGCCACGCAGATGCGCGAGCTGATCCACGAGAAGCTGAAAAACGGTGAAAGTCCGGAGCAGATCCGAACCTACTTCGTCAGCCGGTATGGCGAGTGGGTGCTGCTCTCGCCCACGCGCCAGGGATTTAACTGGGTCGCGTGGCTGCTACCGTTCGTCGCCATCCTGGGGGGAGGTGGGATTATCGTTGTCACGATCCGGCGCTCGATCAGGAGAGGCCAGAGGTCGAACGCGAAACAGTCAGGCTCCGCCGACCCACGGTATGCCGGCCAACTCGACGCAGAACTCAAGGACTGGGAACGCTGA
- the ccmG gene encoding periplasmic thioredoxin (cytochrome c biogenesis) (Evidence 2b : Function of strongly homologous gene; PubMedId : 11256948, 11843181, 9537397; Product type e : enzyme): MATWKKLSLLLSIIPILLLLAYGFKTNPREVPSPLVGHQAPPFALTMFDGSGNSLEQLRGKPVVLNFWASWCFPACYEEAPHLEAAWQTYRDRGLIVIGVDIQDRDADAKAFIDKFKLSFPNGPDPQGKITIDYGVYGVPETFFIKRDGTIHYKHVGALDAKILKAKVEEML; this comes from the coding sequence ATGGCAACCTGGAAGAAGCTAAGCCTGCTCCTCAGCATTATCCCGATCCTCCTGCTTCTGGCCTACGGCTTTAAAACCAACCCGAGGGAGGTGCCGTCACCGCTGGTGGGGCACCAGGCGCCTCCGTTTGCCCTGACCATGTTTGACGGGAGCGGCAATAGCCTGGAGCAGCTCCGCGGAAAGCCAGTGGTCCTGAACTTCTGGGCCTCGTGGTGTTTCCCGGCATGTTACGAGGAGGCGCCGCACCTGGAGGCCGCCTGGCAAACCTATCGGGATCGAGGGCTGATAGTGATCGGGGTCGATATACAGGATCGTGATGCCGACGCGAAGGCGTTTATTGACAAGTTCAAGCTCAGCTTTCCAAACGGTCCCGACCCTCAGGGCAAGATCACGATTGACTATGGCGTCTATGGTGTGCCGGAGACCTTTTTCATTAAACGGGACGGCACGATTCATTATAAGCACGTCGGAGCGCTCGACGCAAAAATACTCAAGGCGAAGGTCGAGGAGATGCTGTGA
- a CDS encoding Radical SAM domain protein: MSRLMESRLTASGLEKIYQKILDGVRLDFCDGLALYQTRDLTSVAFLANLVRERLNDNLTYFVRNLHINYTNICNKGCKFCSFYAPAGDSRGYVLSMQDIQDQIRKHDGVPIREIHIVAGINPKLPYQYYLDLIRAVKDVRPGVQVKAFTMIELAQIRRMANKPMEEVLADLKAAGLDCCPGGGAEVFSDRVHEELFRAKLDNEEWFDVARSVHRAGIRSNVTMLYGHIETVEEKVTHLLHIRELQDETGGFMCFVPLAFDPTGTELSHLPITTGYANLREIAIARLLLNNIPHVKAFWIMTTPAVAQLALWYGADDLDGTVTHYEITHALGDNSHHQELRHDQLLAMIRETGRQPVERDALYNPVTPIPLAASGRVE; this comes from the coding sequence ATGAGCCGCCTGATGGAGTCCAGGCTGACGGCTTCAGGGCTGGAGAAGATCTATCAGAAGATCCTGGATGGCGTTCGTCTGGACTTTTGTGACGGACTGGCGCTCTATCAGACGCGTGACCTGACCTCGGTGGCATTCCTCGCGAACCTGGTCCGCGAACGCCTGAATGATAATCTGACCTATTTCGTCCGCAATTTGCACATCAACTATACAAACATCTGCAATAAAGGGTGCAAGTTTTGCTCGTTTTACGCCCCGGCCGGCGACTCACGAGGGTATGTGCTGAGCATGCAGGATATCCAGGATCAGATCCGTAAGCATGACGGGGTTCCCATTCGTGAGATCCACATTGTGGCCGGGATCAACCCGAAGCTGCCATACCAATACTATCTGGACCTCATTCGAGCCGTGAAGGATGTCAGGCCAGGCGTCCAGGTCAAGGCCTTTACGATGATCGAGTTGGCGCAGATCCGGCGAATGGCCAATAAGCCGATGGAAGAGGTGCTGGCCGACCTGAAGGCGGCTGGACTCGATTGTTGTCCTGGCGGCGGAGCGGAGGTATTCAGCGACCGTGTCCACGAAGAACTGTTCAGGGCCAAGCTGGATAATGAGGAATGGTTCGACGTGGCCAGGTCTGTTCACCGGGCCGGTATACGCTCGAATGTGACGATGCTTTACGGCCACATCGAGACGGTGGAAGAAAAGGTCACGCACCTACTCCATATTCGCGAGCTGCAGGATGAAACGGGCGGCTTCATGTGTTTCGTCCCGCTGGCATTCGATCCGACCGGCACCGAGCTGAGCCATCTGCCGATCACGACCGGGTATGCCAACCTGCGCGAGATCGCGATCGCCCGGCTGCTCCTTAATAATATTCCTCACGTGAAGGCCTTCTGGATCATGACGACGCCGGCGGTGGCGCAGCTCGCGCTCTGGTATGGGGCCGACGACCTCGATGGGACCGTCACGCATTACGAGATTACGCACGCCCTGGGCGACAACTCCCACCATCAGGAACTCCGCCATGACCAGCTCCTTGCCATGATCCGCGAGACCGGCCGACAGCCAGTCGAACGCGACGCGCTCTACAACCCCGTTACCCCCATTCCTCTTGCCGCTTCTGGGAGAGTCGAGTAG
- the cycK gene encoding Cytochrome c-type biogenesis protein cycK (Evidence 2a : Function of homologous gene experimentally demonstrated in an other organism; PubMedId : 7715601, 7715602; Product type f : factor) produces MIATLGRFSLWLALAVAIYGAFASFFGARRCRPALIESGQGAVVSIFGLSSFAVLLMEAGLVGHDFSLEYVARNGSLDTPLFYTIIALWGALEGSILLWVWLLALMTLLTVIFERKRQRELIPYVTTVLLCISAFFLFLVVFPASPFTTISPVPPDGRGPNPLLQNHPLMAVHPPGLYAGYVGWSIPYAFGMAALITGRLGETWIRTVRRWSIASWGFLTVGIIVGGRWSYEVLGWGGYWAWDPVENASLLPWLTGTAFLHTIMIQERRKMLKFWNVALVIITFALTIFGTFLTRSGILSSVHAFSDSAVGPLFLVFIGVILFLSFGLLIYRSDRLQAEGELDSLVSRESAFLVNNLLLLGFAFAVLLGTLFPLLSEAVRGVKVSVGEPFFNTVNVPIGLGLIFLMAVGPLIAWRHASAESLRRTFAGPLYLSIVGTGICWFLGARGLYPLLAFGLSLFTVITVVQEFARGARVRRRNTGEGYLTALSKLTSRGRRRYGGLIVHLGVAFLIIGITASSVFKLEQEITLKPGESLQLGRYQVRFDELSAWQEPHRFVVQGNFTIFNSNQKVAEMRPAKRFYPAEQQPIGTVDVRSTMREDLYLVLSSFAKDGTSATVKALVRPLVMWIWIGGWVMVIGSLIAIWPDRRRAVAADVAEEYVAWQPGRS; encoded by the coding sequence ATGATCGCGACGCTTGGCCGGTTCAGTCTATGGTTGGCGCTCGCCGTCGCCATTTACGGCGCATTCGCGTCCTTCTTTGGAGCGAGGCGGTGTCGGCCGGCTCTCATCGAGAGCGGACAGGGGGCGGTCGTCTCGATCTTCGGCCTGAGTAGTTTCGCGGTGCTGCTGATGGAGGCCGGGCTGGTCGGCCATGACTTCAGCCTTGAGTACGTGGCCAGGAATGGCAGCCTCGATACGCCGCTGTTCTATACCATTATCGCGCTGTGGGGGGCGCTCGAGGGCTCAATCCTGCTCTGGGTCTGGCTGCTGGCCTTGATGACCTTACTCACGGTGATATTCGAGAGGAAGCGGCAGCGTGAGTTAATCCCGTATGTCACCACGGTCTTGTTGTGCATCTCGGCGTTTTTCCTCTTTCTGGTTGTCTTTCCGGCGAGTCCCTTTACCACGATATCTCCGGTTCCGCCTGACGGACGCGGGCCGAATCCGCTTCTGCAAAACCATCCGCTGATGGCTGTTCATCCGCCAGGCCTGTATGCTGGCTATGTCGGCTGGTCGATTCCGTATGCCTTCGGCATGGCCGCGCTGATCACCGGTCGGCTCGGTGAGACCTGGATCAGAACCGTACGCCGCTGGTCGATCGCGTCCTGGGGTTTTCTGACGGTCGGCATCATCGTTGGTGGACGGTGGTCCTACGAGGTGCTGGGGTGGGGCGGCTACTGGGCGTGGGACCCGGTAGAGAACGCCTCGCTGCTGCCATGGCTGACCGGCACCGCATTTCTCCATACGATTATGATCCAGGAACGACGCAAGATGCTGAAGTTCTGGAATGTGGCGCTGGTCATCATCACCTTTGCACTGACGATCTTCGGTACCTTTCTGACGCGAAGCGGCATCCTGTCTTCCGTTCACGCGTTCTCCGATTCGGCGGTCGGGCCGCTATTCCTGGTCTTCATCGGCGTGATCCTGTTTCTCTCATTCGGCCTCCTTATCTATCGGAGCGACAGATTACAGGCGGAGGGCGAACTTGACTCATTGGTATCCAGAGAGAGCGCATTCCTGGTAAACAATCTGCTGCTCCTTGGGTTTGCGTTTGCGGTCCTTCTCGGCACACTGTTTCCTCTTCTGTCTGAGGCGGTTCGCGGGGTCAAGGTGAGCGTGGGCGAGCCGTTTTTCAATACGGTGAACGTTCCCATCGGCCTGGGTCTGATCTTCCTGATGGCCGTTGGGCCGCTGATCGCCTGGCGACATGCCTCGGCTGAGAGCCTGCGCCGCACCTTTGCCGGCCCCTTGTATCTCAGCATCGTGGGCACAGGCATCTGCTGGTTCCTTGGGGCGCGTGGGTTATATCCGCTGCTGGCCTTCGGCCTCAGCCTGTTTACCGTGATTACAGTTGTTCAGGAGTTTGCCCGTGGCGCCAGGGTACGACGCCGGAACACCGGGGAAGGGTATCTGACCGCCCTATCGAAACTGACCAGCCGTGGACGGCGGCGCTATGGCGGTCTTATCGTCCACCTTGGGGTTGCGTTCCTCATCATCGGCATCACCGCCTCATCGGTCTTTAAACTGGAGCAGGAGATCACGCTGAAGCCGGGTGAGTCGCTTCAGCTTGGTCGGTATCAGGTGCGATTTGACGAGCTCAGCGCTTGGCAAGAGCCGCACCGCTTCGTGGTGCAGGGGAACTTTACCATCTTCAACTCGAACCAGAAGGTTGCCGAGATGCGGCCAGCCAAGCGGTTCTACCCTGCCGAGCAGCAGCCGATCGGGACCGTTGATGTTCGCTCAACTATGCGGGAGGATCTCTATCTGGTCCTCTCATCGTTTGCGAAGGATGGAACCTCCGCCACCGTGAAAGCGCTGGTTCGCCCGCTGGTGATGTGGATCTGGATCGGCGGCTGGGTGATGGTCATTGGTTCGCTGATCGCAATCTGGCCGGACCGACGACGGGCTGTTGCTGCCGATGTAGCGGAGGAGTATGTGGCATGGCAACCTGGAAGAAGCTAA
- a CDS encoding exported protein of unknown function (Evidence 5 : No homology to any previously reported sequences): MVTMLILIIILLVFLALLPVLIPFFRSSEESPPGLEQTALQELLAEKQTAYAAIKELEFDHQAGKLSLEDYEQARHDYELKAIAILQEIDRLGSQRESQDIGSGGKRNQ, translated from the coding sequence GTGGTCACGATGCTCATCCTGATTATCATCCTACTTGTTTTTCTCGCCCTCTTACCGGTGCTCATTCCATTCTTCAGATCGTCTGAGGAATCACCACCGGGGTTGGAGCAGACCGCATTGCAGGAACTCCTGGCCGAAAAGCAGACGGCATACGCCGCGATCAAGGAGCTTGAGTTTGATCACCAGGCCGGGAAGCTCAGCCTCGAAGACTATGAGCAGGCCCGTCACGACTATGAACTGAAAGCCATCGCCATCCTCCAGGAGATCGATCGGCTGGGTAGTCAACGGGAAAGTCAGGACATAGGATCCGGAGGAAAACGGAACCAATGA
- the ccmE gene encoding Cytochrome c-type biogenesis protein ccmE (Cytochrome c maturation protein E) (Heme chaperone ccmE) translates to MTKKTKLLVGGGLIVAALAYLINSGIREAAVYYMTPSELKAKGDAVSDRSLRVGGMVVPGSLHWEPQTLKLTFRLTDGKEEVAVEHTGSPPDLFKEGAGAVVEGRCVDGGAFQSSMIMAKHSEEYKSPEKGGAPAEHIHRTLVQPQSTP, encoded by the coding sequence ATGACGAAGAAAACCAAACTACTGGTGGGCGGAGGTCTCATAGTGGCGGCCCTCGCATACTTGATCAACAGCGGGATCCGGGAGGCTGCCGTCTATTACATGACACCGTCTGAGTTGAAGGCGAAAGGCGATGCGGTCTCGGATCGATCATTGCGCGTAGGCGGGATGGTGGTGCCGGGATCGCTCCACTGGGAGCCACAGACGCTGAAACTGACGTTCCGTCTGACCGACGGGAAGGAAGAGGTGGCGGTCGAACACACAGGCTCTCCGCCTGACCTCTTTAAAGAGGGCGCCGGCGCGGTGGTCGAGGGGAGGTGCGTGGACGGCGGTGCGTTTCAGTCAAGTATGATTATGGCCAAGCATTCCGAGGAGTACAAGTCCCCGGAAAAAGGGGGAGCCCCCGCCGAGCATATCCACCGAACACTGGTTCAACCGCAGAGCACACCGTAA
- a CDS encoding protein of unknown function (Evidence 5 : No homology to any previously reported sequences) produces MFQVGLDNKAAGKAIVV; encoded by the coding sequence ATGTTCCAAGTCGGTCTTGACAACAAGGCTGCCGGCAAAGCCATCGTGGTATAG
- a CDS encoding Transcriptional regulator, XRE family protein has protein sequence MKMHNPPHPGEVLREFCFQPLGLTVTEAANALGVSRKTLSSILNCRAGISPEMAVRLSIAFGTTAESWLSQQLQFDLAKAETKRRSLRVKKLAAA, from the coding sequence ATGAAGATGCACAATCCGCCCCATCCGGGTGAGGTGCTCCGCGAGTTCTGCTTTCAGCCACTCGGTTTGACCGTAACCGAAGCGGCCAACGCGCTCGGGGTCAGTCGCAAGACGCTCTCGAGTATCCTGAACTGCCGCGCCGGCATTAGCCCGGAGATGGCGGTCCGTCTGTCGATCGCCTTCGGCACCACTGCGGAGAGCTGGCTCAGCCAGCAGCTCCAGTTCGATCTGGCAAAGGCAGAGACCAAGCGCCGGTCGCTCCGCGTCAAGAAGCTCGCGGCCGCTTGA